In Brassica oleracea var. oleracea cultivar TO1000 unplaced genomic scaffold, BOL UnpScaffold01228, whole genome shotgun sequence, the following proteins share a genomic window:
- the LOC106321105 gene encoding UDP-glycosyltransferase 72E3, whose translation MTKPHAAMFSSPGMGHLIPVIELAKRLSANHGFRVTVFVLETDAASAQSKFLNSSGLDFVNLPSPDISQLVNPADHVVTKIGVIMRETVPVLRSKIAEMNQKPTALIIDLFGTDALCLTSEFNMLTYVLIASNARYLGVAMYYPTLDKDVKEEHTVQRKPLEIPGCEPVRFEDTMDAYLVPDEPLYRDFVRHCLAYPKADGILVNTWDEMEPKSLRSLQDPKLLGRVARVPVYPVGPLCRPVETSETNHPVLDWLNEQPDESVLYISFGSGGSLTAKQLTELAWGLEQSQQRFVWVVRPPVDGSSCSDYFTANGGGAKDSTPEYLPEGFVTRTCDRGLVVPSWAPQTEVLAHRAVGGFLTHCGWNSTLEGVVSGVPMIAWPLFAEQNMNAALLSDELGIAVRADDSKEAITRSEIESVVRKVMAEEEGEEMRRRVKTLRDKAEMSLSIDGGGSAHESLCKVTEECTRFLERDRDLARGA comes from the coding sequence ATGACAAAACCACACGCCGCCATGTTTTCAAGTCCCGGAATGGGCCACCTCATCCCGGTGATCGAGCTCGCTAAACGTCTCTCCGCTAACCACGGCTTCCGCGTCACCGTCTTCGTCCTCGAAACCGACGCAGCCTCCGCTCAGTCCAAGTTCTTAAACTCGAGCGGCTTGGACTTCGTCAACCTTCCATCGCCGGACATTTCTCAACTAGTGAACCCCGCGGATCACGTGGTGACCAAAATCGGAGTCATTATGCGTGAAACCGTTCCAGTCCTCCGATCCAAGATCGCTGAGATGAATCAGAAGCCAACGGCCCTGATCATCGACTTGTTCGGCACAGATGCTTTATGCCTAACATCAGAATTCAATATGTTGACGTATGTGTTGATCGCTTCCAACGCACGTTATCTTGGTGTTGCTATGTATTATCCAACTCTGGACAAAGATGTCAAAGAAGAACACACGGTGCAAAGAAAACCGCTTGAAATACCGGGATGTGAACCGGTTCGATTTGAAGATACCATGGACGCATACCTGGTTCCGGACGAACCGCTGTACCGGGATTTTGTTCGTCACTGCCTGGCCTACCCAAAAGCAGATGGCATTTTGGTGAACACATGGGATGAAATGGAGCCTAAATCACTGAGGTCCCTTCAAGACCCAAAACTTTTGGGTCGGGTCGCTCGTGTACCGGTTTATCCTGTCGGTCCATTATGCAGACCGGTTGAAACATCGGAAACCAATCACCCGGTTTTGGATTGGTTAAACGAACAGCCAGATGAATCGGTTCTCTACATCTCCTTCGGAAGTGGCGGTTCTCTAACGGCTAAACAGCTAACCGAACTGGCTTGGGGGCTCGAGCAGAGTCAGCAACGGTTCGTCTGGGTGGTTCGACCCCCGGTGGACGGTTCTTCCTGCAGCGATTATTTCACGGCTAACGGAGGCGGAGCCAAAGACAGCACGCCGGAATACTTACCGGAAGGGTTCGTGACACGTACTTGCGATAGAGGCCTCGTGGTCCCATCATGGGCCCCACAAACTGAAGTTCTAGCTCATAGGGCCGTTGGTGGGTTTTTGACACATTGCGGTTGGAACTCGACGCTAGAAGGCGTGGTTAGCGGCGTGCCGATGATCGCGTGGCCGCTTTTCGCCGAGCAGAATATGAACGCGGCGTTGCTCAGCGACGAACTAGGAATCGCCGTCAGAGCTGATGATTCGAAGGAGGCAATTACTAGATCGGAGATTGAGTCGGTTGTGAGGAAGGTTATGGCTGAAGAGGAAGGTGAAGAGATGAGAAGGAGAGTAAAGACTCTGAGAGACAAGGCTGAGATGTCGTTGAGCATCGACGGTGGTGGTTCGGCGCACGAGTCGCTTTGCAAAGTCACGGAGGAGTGTACACGGTTTTTGGAACGTGACAGGGACTTGGCACGTGGTGCTTAG